A region from the Vicia villosa cultivar HV-30 ecotype Madison, WI linkage group LG3, Vvil1.0, whole genome shotgun sequence genome encodes:
- the LOC131661725 gene encoding alcohol dehydrogenase-like 7, with protein MEHKPPIEGEGQPIRCKAAVVRRPGEPLVIEEIIVAPPMAREVRIRVLCSSICHIDLAFSNMKDPPGFFPRILGHEAAGVVESVGKDVTEVAKGDVVIPIFLPDCGECIDCKSTKSNLCTNFPFKVSPWMLRHGTSRFTDSNGEIIYHFMNVSSFSEYTVVDIANVTKIDKEVPPERVCLLSCGIGAGVGAPWRTAGVEPGSTVAIFGMGSIGLAVAEGARVCGATKIIGVDVNPEKFEVGKKFGLTDFIHARECTNKSVSQVIIEMTDGGADYCFECVGMASLVHEAYASCRKGWGKTIVLGLDKPESKLSLSSSEVLHDGKTLKGNLFGGLKPKSHVSILLQRYMDKELQLDEFVTHEVQFKDINKAFDLLRNGECLRCVIWMDK; from the exons ATGGAACATAAACCTCCAATTGAAGGAGAAGGCCAACCTATAAGATGTAAAG CGGCGGTTGTAAGAAGGCCTGGTGAGCCATTGGTGATTGAAGAGATCATCGTGGCGCCACCGATGGCTCGTGAGGTCCGGATTCGTGTTCTGTGTTCATCTATCTGCCATATTGATCTCGCTTTTTCCAACATGAAGGACCCTCCTGGCTTTTTCCCGAGAATTCTTGGTCATGAGGCAGCTGG GGTTGTCGAAAGTGTAGGGAAGGATGTAACTGAAGTTGCAAAAGGAGATGTTGTTATTCCAATTTTCCTACCAGATTGTGGAGAGTGTATAGATTGCAAATCAACCAAGAGCAACCTTTGTACTAATTTCCCTTTCAAGGTGTCTCCATGGATGCTTAGACACGGTACTTCTAGATTCACCGATTCAAATGGAGAAATCATATATCATTTCATGAATGTTTCAAGTTTTAGCGAGTACACTGTGGTTGACATTGCCAATGTAACAAAGATTGACAAAGAAGTTCCTCCAGAAAGGGTGTGCCTTCTTAGTTGTGGTATAGGAGCAG GAGTAGGTGCTCCTTGGAGAACTGCAGGTGTGGAGCCAGGGTCTACGGTAGCTATTTTTGGTATGGGATCTATTGGACTAGCG GTTGCTGAGGGAGCTAGAGTTTGTGGAGCAACTAAGATTATAGGTGTAGATGTCAACCCAGAAAAATTTGAAGTCG GTAAAAAGTTTGGGCTCACAGACTTTATCCATGCTCGAGAATGTACGAACAAATCTGTGAGCCAG GTCATCATAGAGATGACGGACGGGGGAGCGGATTATTGCTTTGAATGTGTTGGAATGGCGTCATTGGTGCATGAAGCATATGCTTCTTGCAGAAAG GGTTGGGGAAAAACAATTGTCTTAGGATTGGATAAACCTGAATCCAAGTTGAGCCTCAGTTCTAGTGAGGTCCTTCATGATGGGAAGACCCTTAAGGGAAACTTGTTTGGAGGACTCAAACCTAAGTCTCATGTTTCCATTCTTCTCCAGCGATACATGGACAAG GAACTGCAGTTGGATGAATTTGTCACTCATGAAGTGCAGTTTAAGGACATAAACAAAGCTTTTGATTTATTGAGAAATGGAGAATGTCTTCGATGCGTGATTTGGATGGACAAATGA
- the LOC131661724 gene encoding zinc finger CCCH domain-containing protein 40-like gives MAHRLLRDHEADGWERSDFPIICESCLGDSPYVRMTRAEYDKECKICTRPFTVFRWRPGRDARYKKSEICQTCSKLKNVCQVCLLDLEYGLPVQVRDTALSISSNDAIPKSDVNREYFAEEHDRKARAGIDYESSFGKARPNDTILKLQRTTPYYKRNRAHICSFYIRGECTRGAECPYRHEMPVTGELSQQNIKDRYYGVNDPVAMKLLGKAGEMNSLEVPEDESIKTLYIGGLDARVTEQDLRDNFYAHGEIESVKMVLQRACAFVTYTTREGAEKAAEELSNKLVIKGLRLKLMWGRPQTAKLESDGSDQARQASVAHSGLLPRAVISQQQNQDQTQGQLYYNNPPPQQERSYYPSMDPQRMGALIPSQDGPPGGPSGSGENKPSSEKQQMQHYGHPMMPPPHGQYHHQYYPPYGGYMQPVPPYQQYPPPPYNAAMPPSQPPTANHPYQPPSQPGSSQSGSGQAANHPYQPPTQPGSSQSGSGQAVSAPAETGTSSSGSQQQ, from the exons ATGGCACACCGTTTGCTCAGAGATCACGAAGCCGACGGCTGGGAGCGTTCCGACTTCCCCATCATCTGCGAATCCTGCCTCGGCGATAGCCCTTATGTTCGAATG ACAAGGGCTGAGTATGACAAAGAGTGCAAGATTTGTACAAGGCCTTTTACGGTTTTTAGATGGAGACCGGGTCGAGATGCAAGATATAAGAAAAGTGAGATCTGTCAGACTTGTAGTAAGTTGAAGAATGTTTGTCAAGTATGTCTTTTGGATCTTGAATATGGGCTTCCGGTTCAAGTCCGTGACACTGCTCTGAGTATCAGTTCCAATGATGCCATTCCGAAGAGTGATGTTAATAGGGAGTATTTTGCTGAAGAGCACGACCGCAAG GCTAGAGCTGGGATAGACTATGAATCCTCTTTTGGTAAAGCACGCCCAAATGATACTATCCTGAAGCTTCAGAGAACGACACCTTATTACAAAAGAAATCGGGCGCATATTTGCAGTTTTTACATAAGGGGTGAGTGTACCAGGGGAGCTGAGTGCCCTTACAGACATGAGATGCCAGTAACTGGGGAACTGTCTCAACAAAATATCAAAGATCGATATTACGG GGTGAATGATCCGGTGGCCATGAAGCTACTTGGCAAGGCAGGAGAGATGAACTCGTTGGAGGTTCCCGAGGACGAGAGTATTAAAACACTTTACATTGGTGGACTTGATGCTAGGGTCACCGAGCAGGATTTGCGAGATAACTTTTATGCTCATGGAGAAATTGAGTCCGTCAAAATGGTTCTTCAGCGGGCCTGCGCCTTTGTAACCTATACAACAAGAGAAGGTGCAGAAAAGGCAGCAGAGGAACTCTCTAACAAACTTGTTATCAAGGGCCTTAGGCTAAAACTGATGTGGGGCAGGCCTCAGACAGCTAAACTTGAATCCGATGGTTCTGATCAAGCAAGGCAGGCCTCTGTGGCTCATAGTGGGTTGTTGCCTAGAGCGGTGATATCACAGCAGCAGAACCAAGACCAGACCCAAGGACAACTTTACTATAACAATCCACCTCCTCAGCAGGAAAGGAGCTACTACCCTTCAATGGATCCTCAAAGAATGGGTGCTCTTATTCCATCTCAAGACGGTCCTCCTGGTGGGCCTTCTGGATCAGGGGAGAACAAACCCAGTTCTGAGAAGCAGCAAATGCAGCATTATGGCCATCCTATGATGCCACCTCCACATGGTCAATACCATCATCAGTACTATCCTCCATACGGTGGTTACATGCAGCCTGTTCCTCCTTATCAACAATACCCACCACCACCATACAATGCTGCAATGCCTCCATCCCAACCACCTACTGCTAATCATCCCTATCAACCTCCATCCCAACCGGGGTCTTCACAGTCAGGGTCTGGACAAGCTGCTAATCATCCCTACCAACCTCCAACCCAACCAGGGTCTTCACAGTCAGGGTCTGGACAAGCTGTTTCTGCACCAGCCGAAACTGGAACCTCATCATCTGGTTCACAGCAACAATAA
- the LOC131655993 gene encoding superoxide dismutase [Fe] 3, chloroplastic-like gives MASCYFNPIPTSSHLISADLSTKFKIPKLLHRKKRFGVLSRSSKITAYYGLKTPPYEHDALEPYMSKKTIDIHWGEHHRNFIEGLNKQLAKDDILYGYTLDELVKVTYNNGNPSPEFNNAAEVWNHDFFWESMQPGGGDKPILGLLKQIEKDFGSFTNFKEKFTEAALTLFGSGWVWLVLKREEKRLAIVKTSNSICPIVWNDIPIINLDLWEHAYYLDYKNNRAEYVNVFLNHLVSWNAATERLTWGEAFVNLGEPKIPVA, from the exons ATGGCTTCCTGTTACTTCAACCCTATTCCTACTAGCTCTCATCTCATTTCAGCAGACTTATCTACAAAATTCAAGATTCCAAAGCTTCTTCACCGG AAAAAGAGGTTTGGTGTGTTGTCCAGATCTTCAAAAATCACTGCATATTATGGCTTGAAGACCCCTCCTTACGAACAT GATGCATTAGAGCCATACATGAGTAAGAAGACAATTGACATACACTGGGGGGAGCATCATCGGAATTTTATTGAAGGTTTGAACAAACAACTGGCAAAGGATGATATACTTTATGGTTATACCTTGGATGAACTAGTCAAAGTGACATACAACAATGGCAATCCCTCGCCTGAATTCAATAATGCAGCTGAG GTTTGGAAtcatgacttcttctgggaatcCATGCAACCGGGAGGGGGTGATAAGCCCATACTAGGACTCCTAAAACAGATTGAAAAGGATTTTGGATCATTTACGAATTTCAAAGAGAAGTTTACAGAAGCTGCACTGACATTGTTTGGTTCTGGCTGGGTTTGGCTAGTTT tgaagagagaagagaaacgaCTAGCCATTGttaaaacttcaaactccatTTGCCCAATTGTGTGGAATGACATA CCAATTATCAATTTGGATTTGTGGGAG CATGCATACTATCTGGATTACAAG AATAACAGAGCAGAGTATGTGAATGTATTTCTCAACCACCTTGTGTCTTGGAATGCTGCAACGGAACGATTGACATGGGGAGAGGCTTTTGTGAATTTGGGAGAACCTAAAATTCCTGTTGCATGA
- the LOC131655992 gene encoding alcohol dehydrogenase-like 7, whose protein sequence is MEHNHKLATTSEAGEGQPIRCKAAVARKPGEPLVIEEIIVAPPMPHEVRIRILCTSLCHSDFTFWKMQESPGIFPRILGHEAAGIVESVGKDVTEVTKGDVVIPIFLPDCGECRDCKSTKSNLCTNFPFKVSPWMPRHGSTRFTDLNGEIIYHFMFVSSFSEYTVVDIANVTKIDPQIPPDRACLLSCGISTGVGAAWRTAGVEPGSTVAIFGLGSVGLAVAEGARLCGATRIIGVDVIPEKFEIGKKFGLTDFIHAAESGNKPVSQVIQEMTDGGADYCFECVGMASLVHEAYASCRKGWGKTIVVGVDKPGARLSFSSSEVLHDGKSLMGSLYGGLKPKSHVPILLKRYMDKELQLDEFVTHEVEFKDINKAFDLLSKGQCLRCVIWMET, encoded by the exons ATGGAACACAATCATAAACTAGCAACAACAAGTGAAGCAGGAGAAGGACAACCTATAAGATGTAAAG CTGCGGTTGCAAGAAAACCAGGTGAGCCATTGGTTATAGAAGAGATCATTGTTGCCCCACCAATGCCTCATGAAGTTCGGATTCGTATTCTATGTACTTCTCTCTGTCACAGTGATTTCACTTTTTGGAAGATGCAG GAATCTCCTGGCATTTTCCCAAGAATTCTAGGTCATGAGGCAGCTGG GATTGTGGAAAGTGTAGGAAAGGATGTAACTGAAGTTACAAAAGGAGATGTTGTTATTCCAATTTTCCTACCAGATTGTGGAGAGTGTAGAGATTGCAAATCAACCAAGAGCAACCTCTGTACTAATTTCCCTTTCAAGGTGTCTCCATGGATGCCAAGACATGGGAGCACTAGATTCACCGACCTAAACGGAGAGATCATATATcatttcatgtttgtttcaagTTTCAGCGAGTACACTGTGGTTGACATCGCCAATGTAACAAAAATTGATCCACAAATCCCTCCTGACCGGGCATGTCTTCTCAGTTGTGGCATTTCTACAG GGGTAGGTGCTGCTTGGAGAACTGCAGGTGTGGAGCCAGGGTCTACAGTCGCTATTTTTGGGCTGGGATCTGTTGGATTAGCA GTTGCAGAGGGAGCTAGACTTTGTGGAGCAACTAGGATTATTGGTGTTGATGTCATCCCTGAAAAATTTGAAATCG GAAAGAAGTTTGGACTTACAGATTTTATCCATGCTGCAGAAAGTGGGAACAAACCTGTGAGCCAG GTTATCCAAGAGATGACCGACGGAGGAGCAGATTATTGCTTCGAATGTGTTGGTATGGCATCATTGGTGCATGAAGCTTATGCTTCCTGCAGAAAG GGTTGGGGTAAAACAATTGTTGTAGGAGTGGACAAACCAGGAGCTAGGTTGAGTTTCAGTTCTAGTGAGGTTCTTCATGATGGGAAGAGCCTCATGGGATCCTTGTATGGAGGACTCAAACCCAAATCTCATGTTCCGATTCTGTTGAAGCGTTACATGGACAAG GAACTGCAGTTGGATGAATTTGTGACTCATGAAGTGGAGTTTAAGGACATAAACAAAGCTTTTGATTTGTTGAGCAAAGGACAGTGTCTTCGATGTGTGATTTGGATGGAAACATGA